From a single Natronorubrum tibetense GA33 genomic region:
- a CDS encoding APC family permease, whose amino-acid sequence MSDAEFSLIDEKIGLFGGTLLLVGNVIAMTAFLLPAHLIADDGLGPEVAIAMLLVILPVTFSILSTLQIGGAMPAAGGSYVYGSRLISPFFGFLLPWIVIPSIWLGQLYLAFGFAEFVSFFPTFDWIPMWALMYAVMIPFVVLNVLGIRLVTQVQIVLVSIIIGGMLLFILPGTLHVDTGNYSGMFESGTGPFFLAVVSLSIAMHGFGLATDLGEELEDPVTNIPRVLGLSAVISIGLMVALVVVAVGVVPTEFYVENRDAGVAYAAFEFLPSGGAYVVAFAAVVGAFTSLNTLYTAYSRQLMRAARDEAIPLYFAKLHPEYQTPYRAILLLAVPALILVPPISQTTPVLMASVLAMTSMIGAIISSIALWNLPKRFERRYEYSIYKLPLPFLKFVAVGSALVATVFLLGVSLELGWVLAIILGWMVLAYPTYRYRVCSLEANKDVDLRRRMKSLHDYEEERAEAGSRAGQEQSVDTETDVDSSSPAED is encoded by the coding sequence ATGTCCGACGCGGAGTTCAGCCTCATCGACGAGAAGATCGGGCTGTTCGGTGGGACCTTGCTTCTCGTCGGGAACGTCATCGCGATGACGGCGTTTCTCCTGCCTGCCCACCTGATCGCCGACGACGGACTCGGTCCCGAGGTCGCAATTGCGATGTTGCTCGTCATCCTCCCGGTCACGTTCAGCATCCTCAGTACGTTGCAGATCGGCGGGGCGATGCCGGCCGCCGGCGGGAGCTACGTCTACGGCTCGCGGCTCATCAGTCCCTTTTTCGGCTTCCTGTTGCCGTGGATCGTCATCCCGTCGATCTGGCTCGGGCAGCTCTACCTCGCGTTCGGCTTCGCCGAGTTCGTGAGTTTCTTCCCGACGTTCGACTGGATCCCGATGTGGGCACTGATGTACGCCGTCATGATCCCGTTCGTCGTCCTGAACGTCCTCGGTATCCGGCTGGTGACGCAGGTCCAGATCGTGCTGGTCTCGATCATCATCGGCGGAATGTTGCTGTTCATCCTTCCGGGGACGCTCCACGTCGACACCGGCAACTACTCCGGGATGTTCGAATCCGGAACGGGACCCTTCTTCCTGGCCGTCGTCTCGCTGTCAATCGCGATGCACGGCTTCGGCCTCGCGACCGATCTCGGGGAGGAACTCGAGGATCCGGTGACGAACATCCCGCGCGTGCTGGGGCTGAGCGCCGTGATCTCGATCGGGCTCATGGTCGCCCTTGTCGTCGTCGCTGTCGGCGTCGTGCCAACCGAGTTCTACGTCGAGAACCGCGACGCCGGCGTCGCGTACGCCGCCTTCGAGTTCCTGCCGAGCGGCGGTGCGTACGTCGTCGCGTTCGCCGCGGTCGTGGGGGCGTTCACTTCGCTGAACACGCTGTACACAGCCTACTCCAGACAGCTGATGCGGGCCGCCCGCGACGAGGCGATCCCGCTCTACTTCGCGAAGCTCCACCCCGAGTACCAGACGCCCTACCGGGCGATTCTGCTGCTCGCCGTGCCGGCGTTGATTCTGGTGCCGCCGATCAGCCAGACGACGCCCGTGCTCATGGCCTCGGTGTTGGCGATGACCTCGATGATCGGGGCGATTATCAGTTCGATCGCGCTGTGGAACCTCCCCAAGCGGTTCGAACGTCGCTACGAGTACTCGATCTACAAGCTGCCGTTGCCGTTCCTGAAGTTCGTCGCCGTCGGGAGCGCGCTCGTGGCCACCGTGTTCCTCCTCGGGGTCTCCCTGGAACTGGGCTGGGTGCTCGCGATCATCCTCGGCTGGATGGTGCTCGCCTACCCGACCTACCGCTACCGCGTCTGCTCGCTCGAGGCGAACAAAGACGTCGATCTGAGACGACGGATGAAGTCGCTTCACGATTACGAGGAAGAGCGCGCCGAAGCCGGCTCCCGTGCCGGTCAGGAACAGTCCGTCGATACGGAAACCGACGTGGATAGCTCGTCACCCGCCGAGGATTGA
- a CDS encoding RDD family protein, which yields MLNWLPTKREPEPDLESASPALLRRRAVATVIDLAVCYFVIETAILAVLMVAFTDFFVAPNSDAFALSIVGLVPIYLLYTFCFEWRYTRTPGKKRMGLLVVEADGSRLGLRTAAVRNIVRYVDWLPAGYAVGWLLARRSSTGKRLGDRLAGTLVVRPVTTADPLYTTERERYDVEDGSTKTTERQ from the coding sequence ATGCTAAACTGGCTCCCAACGAAACGAGAACCCGAACCCGACCTCGAGTCGGCCTCGCCCGCGCTGCTCAGACGGCGAGCGGTCGCGACGGTGATCGATCTGGCGGTCTGTTACTTCGTCATCGAAACCGCGATACTTGCGGTGCTGATGGTCGCGTTCACGGACTTCTTCGTCGCCCCGAACAGCGACGCGTTCGCACTCAGTATCGTCGGTCTCGTGCCGATCTACCTGCTCTACACGTTCTGCTTCGAGTGGCGGTACACCAGAACACCGGGGAAAAAGCGCATGGGTCTGCTCGTCGTCGAGGCGGATGGCTCTCGATTGGGACTTCGCACGGCGGCGGTTCGAAACATCGTCCGGTACGTCGACTGGCTGCCGGCGGGCTACGCAGTCGGCTGGCTGCTCGCTCGCCGATCCTCGACCGGGAAGCGACTGGGCGACCGACTGGCCGGTACGCTCGTCGTGCGTCCGGTCACGACCGCTGACCCGCTGTACACGACCGAGCGGGAACGATACGACGTCGAGGACGGATCGACTAAAACAACCGAGCGTCAGTAG
- a CDS encoding ABC transporter substrate-binding protein, whose protein sequence is MPDTGIHRRRVLQGIGAGSAGLLAGCVGGGDDEDEIHILTDFSGDQWEPYWEDELVPGWEEESEVPINVEHAGFHGTGEQRLATLLQASDAPEIYHATTAEIGDLINQGLTMPVDDVVDDLEDEWGDALYKYTLQPMRGDREDETHSIPHGIYVGGCLNYRSDVYEALDLEVPETWDELVENARIIDESDEFEEMRGFGLAGQSAGKSGSDFSNWLYNSGGWFWEENGGDVELWFEEEHAMAVLDVLQELSEYSPDPSSIGWEETIEYWIAGRFGQCFMNNAWLCGPAYFAGAEEVALATDQALIPMREGADPISRGWVLVNGTPIVENSSNPEDAKDFKRYMYGSDRHVEVSLIEPMRFLPPYEDIIETDAYQSAEIFQIEDGAFLEKNQFVMDEIVPELDNPEIPSSPETLHVGTFDIDAELTNRVLVDGQDPEDAYEWAYEEHQSRYEDVQQQADY, encoded by the coding sequence ATGCCAGACACTGGTATACACAGGCGACGGGTACTGCAGGGTATCGGGGCCGGTTCGGCCGGACTCCTCGCGGGTTGTGTTGGTGGGGGAGACGACGAAGACGAGATACACATTTTGACCGACTTCTCCGGTGATCAGTGGGAACCCTATTGGGAGGATGAACTCGTCCCAGGATGGGAGGAGGAATCCGAGGTCCCGATAAACGTCGAGCACGCCGGCTTCCACGGGACAGGGGAACAACGGCTTGCGACGCTGTTACAGGCTAGCGACGCCCCCGAGATCTACCACGCGACGACCGCCGAAATCGGTGATCTGATCAATCAGGGGCTAACCATGCCCGTCGACGACGTCGTCGACGACCTCGAGGACGAGTGGGGCGACGCGCTCTACAAGTACACGCTGCAGCCGATGAGAGGCGATCGCGAGGACGAAACGCACTCGATTCCACACGGGATCTACGTCGGCGGCTGTCTCAATTATCGGTCGGACGTCTACGAGGCACTGGATCTGGAGGTCCCCGAAACGTGGGACGAACTGGTCGAAAACGCTCGCATCATCGACGAGTCCGACGAGTTCGAAGAGATGCGCGGGTTCGGACTCGCCGGGCAGTCGGCGGGGAAATCCGGCTCCGACTTCTCGAACTGGCTGTACAACTCGGGTGGTTGGTTCTGGGAGGAAAACGGGGGCGACGTCGAACTCTGGTTCGAAGAGGAGCACGCGATGGCCGTCCTCGACGTACTGCAAGAACTGTCCGAGTACTCGCCGGATCCCTCGAGCATCGGCTGGGAGGAGACGATCGAGTACTGGATCGCCGGTCGGTTCGGCCAGTGTTTCATGAACAACGCGTGGCTCTGCGGTCCGGCGTACTTCGCGGGAGCCGAAGAGGTTGCACTCGCCACGGACCAGGCGCTGATCCCGATGCGCGAAGGGGCCGACCCGATCTCGCGGGGCTGGGTGCTCGTCAACGGCACCCCGATCGTCGAGAACTCGAGCAATCCGGAGGACGCCAAGGACTTCAAACGATACATGTACGGGTCCGACCGGCACGTCGAAGTCTCACTCATCGAACCGATGCGATTCCTTCCGCCGTACGAGGATATCATCGAGACCGACGCCTACCAGTCGGCCGAGATATTCCAGATCGAAGACGGGGCGTTCCTCGAGAAAAACCAGTTCGTCATGGACGAGATCGTCCCCGAACTCGACAATCCGGAGATCCCCTCGAGTCCCGAGACGCTACACGTCGGGACGTTCGATATCGACGCCGAACTGACGAACCGGGTGTTGGTCGACGGACAGGATCCCGAGGACGCCTACGAGTGGGCCTACGAAGAGCATCAGAGCCGGTACGAAGACGTCCAGCAGCAAGCGGACTACTGA
- a CDS encoding ABC transporter ATP-binding protein translates to MAKITIQNLTKQFGSLVAVDDFNLTIDDGEFITLVGPSGCGKTTTLRCVAGLESTTSGQVMFGDHDVTDYPVQQRGIALLFQDIALYPHMTVQDNMAYPLKLEGQSKEQRYERVREAAEMLQIADQLDKHPSELSGGQQQRVALGRSIVREPAMFLFDEPMSDLDAKLKHELRPLFAEVTEKVGCPTMYVTHDQEEAMTMSDRIAVMNDGELEQVGPPEEVYDEPTSSFVGEFIGRPNMEFFDAGIEQHNGTMDLTIGDAVYQVETSEALTQYAGGNVRIGIRPQDISIADDPDEGVTGEHVFDETLGDQTHSLFDTPLGRITVVTPPRFRGNGKQYGLQFDTGAIKTFDPKSGLRID, encoded by the coding sequence ATGGCAAAAATCACCATCCAGAACCTCACGAAACAATTCGGATCGCTCGTCGCGGTCGACGACTTCAACCTCACAATCGACGACGGCGAGTTCATTACGCTCGTCGGCCCGTCCGGCTGCGGGAAAACGACGACGCTGCGCTGCGTGGCTGGCCTCGAGAGCACAACGTCGGGACAGGTCATGTTCGGCGACCATGACGTCACCGACTACCCGGTCCAACAACGCGGTATCGCACTCCTGTTTCAGGACATCGCGCTTTACCCGCACATGACCGTCCAGGACAACATGGCCTACCCGTTGAAACTCGAGGGACAGAGCAAGGAGCAACGGTACGAGCGAGTCCGCGAAGCGGCGGAGATGTTACAGATCGCCGACCAGCTGGACAAACACCCGAGCGAGCTCTCCGGGGGACAACAACAGCGCGTCGCGCTCGGTCGATCCATCGTCAGGGAGCCAGCGATGTTCCTGTTCGACGAACCGATGAGCGATCTGGACGCGAAGCTCAAACACGAGCTTCGACCGCTGTTCGCCGAAGTGACCGAGAAGGTCGGCTGTCCGACGATGTACGTCACCCACGATCAGGAGGAGGCGATGACGATGAGCGATCGCATCGCGGTCATGAACGACGGCGAACTAGAGCAGGTCGGGCCGCCAGAGGAGGTCTACGACGAACCGACCTCGTCGTTCGTCGGGGAGTTCATCGGTCGGCCGAACATGGAGTTCTTCGACGCGGGCATCGAACAGCACAACGGAACGATGGATCTCACGATCGGAGACGCGGTCTATCAGGTCGAGACTTCGGAGGCGTTGACGCAGTACGCCGGCGGCAACGTCAGAATCGGTATCCGACCGCAGGATATCTCGATCGCGGACGATCCGGACGAGGGCGTGACCGGGGAGCACGTTTTCGACGAGACGCTCGGCGATCAGACCCACAGCCTCTTCGACACGCCGCTCGGGCGAATTACCGTGGTTACGCCGCCGAGGTTCCGCGGCAACGGCAAGCAGTACGGGCTCCAGTTCGATACGGGCGCGATAAAGACGTTCGATCCGAAGAGTGGACTTCGGATCGACTGA
- a CDS encoding carbohydrate ABC transporter permease: MSTQNEPDEPEFGRSFRIPHTYRSLIYRAGLYGSMATLLVVLGFPIYWMARSSFMTRLGVQDGFFPIPTAETFTVQQFDVIFNPTVGRYLLNSIIVTVGVVVTVIVVSLIAGYGLARFDYKHKVKTARFLLVGYMFSPIVLAIPLYLIWDALGLLNRYVGLILALSALSMPFAVWLMWKYIQTIPASMEESAWVAGASRWRGFLDVVVPQTKPAMIANAVFAFAIAWGDFTFAYILMPSDSATTFPPGIFRLFHSSWETGWPEFMAVSLLVSLPALLFAFFLQSYLLKGFKIRAL, from the coding sequence ATGAGCACGCAGAACGAACCCGACGAACCGGAGTTCGGTCGCAGCTTCCGGATTCCACACACCTATCGGAGCCTCATCTACCGGGCCGGGCTGTACGGAAGCATGGCAACACTGCTGGTCGTTCTCGGGTTCCCGATCTACTGGATGGCCCGAAGCTCGTTCATGACCCGTCTGGGCGTCCAGGACGGGTTCTTCCCGATACCGACAGCAGAGACGTTCACCGTCCAGCAGTTCGACGTGATCTTCAATCCGACCGTCGGTCGATACCTGCTGAACAGCATCATCGTCACGGTTGGCGTCGTCGTGACCGTCATCGTCGTCTCGCTAATCGCTGGCTACGGGCTGGCGCGGTTCGACTACAAACACAAGGTCAAGACCGCCCGATTTCTGCTGGTCGGCTACATGTTCAGTCCGATCGTCCTCGCGATTCCGCTGTACCTCATCTGGGACGCGCTGGGACTGCTCAACAGGTACGTCGGGCTGATTCTGGCGCTGAGCGCGCTATCGATGCCGTTTGCCGTCTGGCTAATGTGGAAGTACATCCAGACCATCCCGGCGTCGATGGAGGAGTCCGCCTGGGTCGCGGGCGCGTCGAGGTGGCGCGGGTTCCTCGATGTCGTCGTCCCACAGACCAAGCCGGCGATGATCGCCAACGCCGTGTTCGCGTTCGCGATCGCGTGGGGCGACTTCACGTTCGCGTACATCCTCATGCCGTCGGACTCGGCGACTACGTTCCCGCCGGGAATCTTCCGGCTGTTTCACTCCTCGTGGGAGACCGGCTGGCCCGAGTTCATGGCTGTGAGTCTGCTGGTTTCGCTACCGGCACTTCTGTTCGCGTTCTTCCTGCAGTCGTACCTGCTGAAGGGATTCAAGATTCGAGCGCTCTGA
- a CDS encoding carbohydrate ABC transporter permease — MATDIEPVDRSRRFYDDGISIGGFEISSEDFWGWLTILPVLLLYTLVALIPIGFAIAASFHNIPLLNPQWEFVGFSNYVEVFQIDRFWGSMWRGFVFMIGSTVIQLIVGVWMALVLNKISRGSRILSTLVFTSYLIPTIIVTMMFLFMLDPYDGVLHWIGAEQLGLWSDYLLGNTSLSMTAVVLISSWKFSAFVTLFTLAQLQSIPDRFYEAAKVCGATTWEMFRDITLPRLYGAILVVIFLRAVFMFNKYDIIYQLTQGGPGSATTTMPILAYRETFELGAYGMGNAVAIVMFVFLLASGLIYLKHLNPSQEVET, encoded by the coding sequence ATGGCAACCGACATTGAGCCAGTAGACAGATCCCGTCGGTTCTACGACGACGGAATCTCGATCGGTGGGTTCGAGATTTCCTCGGAGGACTTCTGGGGCTGGCTTACGATCCTGCCGGTGTTGTTGCTGTACACACTGGTCGCGCTGATACCGATCGGATTCGCGATCGCCGCATCGTTTCACAACATCCCATTGTTGAACCCGCAGTGGGAGTTCGTCGGGTTCAGCAACTACGTCGAGGTCTTCCAGATCGATCGCTTCTGGGGGTCGATGTGGCGCGGGTTCGTATTCATGATCGGCTCCACGGTCATCCAACTGATCGTCGGCGTCTGGATGGCGCTCGTGTTGAACAAGATCTCCCGCGGGAGCCGGATTCTGAGTACGCTCGTGTTCACGTCGTACCTCATCCCGACGATCATCGTTACGATGATGTTCCTGTTCATGCTCGATCCGTACGACGGAGTGCTCCACTGGATCGGTGCCGAACAGCTCGGTCTCTGGAGCGATTACCTGCTCGGAAACACGAGCCTCTCGATGACCGCCGTCGTTCTCATCAGTAGCTGGAAGTTCTCGGCGTTCGTGACGCTGTTCACGCTCGCTCAGCTTCAGTCGATCCCCGATCGGTTCTACGAAGCCGCGAAGGTTTGTGGGGCGACGACCTGGGAGATGTTCCGCGACATTACGCTGCCGCGGCTCTACGGCGCGATTCTCGTCGTGATCTTCCTCCGCGCGGTGTTCATGTTCAACAAGTACGATATCATCTACCAGCTGACCCAGGGCGGTCCGGGTAGCGCGACGACGACCATGCCGATCCTCGCCTACCGAGAGACGTTCGAACTCGGCGCCTACGGGATGGGCAACGCCGTCGCGATCGTGATGTTCGTCTTCCTGCTCGCGAGCGGACTGATCTACCTGAAACACCTCAACCCGAGTCAGGAGGTGGAAACATGA
- a CDS encoding D-2-hydroxyacid dehydrogenase, which yields MSVVLTPYVFGAGGERLVDAIRDRRPDIDLGHPDEDDLLDAVVDAEIVVTGRLPEEVLTAADDLRWVQALSAGTDAYDHDALDARDIALTTVSGIHAKPIAQQVLGYLLYFERRFDRAIAQQRSRTWKRYTGGELGDRTIGIVGVGAIGSQIADYCTTFDARVIGTKRDPSDAPAAVDAVYGPDDLETVLAESDYLVLACPLTEETRGLIDAEAVATLSDDAVLVNIARGEVVDQAALVDALESDELGGAALDVFDEEPLPETSPLWDRDDVLVTPHMAGSTPHYWERCADVFVRNYDRFRDGEALENRVV from the coding sequence ATGAGCGTCGTCCTCACGCCGTACGTCTTCGGCGCCGGCGGCGAACGGCTCGTCGACGCGATTCGCGACCGTCGGCCCGATATCGATCTGGGGCATCCCGACGAGGACGACCTGCTCGATGCGGTCGTCGACGCCGAGATCGTCGTGACCGGTCGACTCCCGGAGGAGGTGCTGACCGCAGCGGACGACCTGCGTTGGGTACAGGCGCTCAGTGCGGGAACGGACGCCTACGATCACGACGCGCTCGACGCTCGAGACATCGCATTGACGACCGTCTCGGGAATCCACGCGAAACCGATCGCCCAGCAGGTGCTGGGATATCTGCTTTACTTCGAGCGGCGGTTCGATCGCGCGATCGCCCAACAGCGGAGCCGTACCTGGAAGCGATACACTGGTGGCGAGCTGGGCGACCGCACGATCGGTATCGTCGGCGTCGGTGCGATCGGATCGCAGATCGCCGACTACTGTACCACGTTCGACGCGCGCGTCATCGGGACGAAACGCGATCCGAGCGACGCGCCCGCGGCCGTGGACGCCGTCTACGGTCCGGACGACCTCGAGACCGTCCTCGCTGAGAGCGACTACCTCGTCCTCGCCTGTCCGCTCACCGAGGAGACGCGCGGGCTGATCGACGCCGAGGCGGTGGCGACGCTGTCCGACGACGCCGTCCTCGTCAACATCGCCCGCGGTGAGGTCGTCGATCAGGCGGCGCTCGTGGACGCCCTCGAGTCCGACGAACTCGGCGGCGCGGCGCTGGACGTCTTCGACGAGGAACCGTTGCCCGAGACGTCGCCGCTGTGGGACCGCGACGACGTGCTCGTGACGCCGCACATGGCGGGGTCGACCCCCCACTACTGGGAGCGCTGTGCCGACGTATTCGTTCGGAACTACGATCGGTTCCGGGACGGGGAGGCCCTCGAGAACCGGGTCGTCTGA
- a CDS encoding TIGR03617 family F420-dependent LLM class oxidoreductase — protein sequence MSTLRIDANVPSLSPETGDAAERAEELGFDGVWTAETDHDAFLPHPVIADRTERIQQGTRIALAFTRSPMALAYTAWDLAQYSNGRFVLGLGTQVKGHNERRFSVDWESPGPRLREVVESVRHIFDVFRGETELDYEGDHYSFSLMTETFDPGPIDHPDVPIYIAGVNEYNIRLAGERCDGLAMHPFNTPAYASDVIAPTVAEGADRTDRSLEDVALSASPFVVTGETEDEMDRSREEVRRRIAFYGSTRTYHDVLEHHGWGSIGEELHELSRDQRWDEMADRVTDEMVATFAIEAPPEELLDRARDAYGGIADRLVLPLDQGEAFMNE from the coding sequence ATGTCAACGCTTCGCATTGATGCGAACGTACCGAGTCTGTCCCCCGAGACGGGTGACGCCGCCGAACGTGCCGAGGAACTCGGCTTCGACGGCGTCTGGACGGCCGAAACGGACCACGACGCCTTTTTGCCGCATCCGGTCATCGCGGATCGGACCGAGCGGATCCAGCAGGGAACGCGCATCGCGCTCGCGTTTACTCGAAGTCCGATGGCCCTCGCCTACACGGCCTGGGATCTCGCGCAATACTCGAACGGGCGGTTCGTGCTCGGTCTCGGCACGCAAGTCAAGGGGCACAACGAGCGACGGTTCAGCGTGGACTGGGAATCACCCGGCCCGCGACTGCGCGAGGTCGTCGAATCGGTGCGCCACATCTTCGACGTCTTTCGGGGTGAGACCGAACTCGACTACGAGGGCGACCACTACTCCTTTTCGCTGATGACCGAGACGTTCGATCCCGGGCCGATCGACCACCCCGACGTGCCGATTTACATCGCCGGCGTCAACGAGTACAACATCCGGCTGGCGGGCGAACGCTGCGACGGACTGGCGATGCACCCGTTCAACACACCTGCGTACGCGAGCGACGTTATCGCTCCGACGGTCGCGGAGGGGGCGGACCGCACCGACAGATCCCTCGAGGACGTCGCCCTCTCGGCGAGTCCGTTCGTCGTGACGGGCGAGACGGAAGACGAGATGGATCGCTCCCGCGAGGAGGTCCGCCGCCGAATCGCCTTCTATGGCAGTACCCGAACCTACCACGACGTCCTCGAGCACCACGGCTGGGGCTCGATCGGCGAGGAACTCCACGAACTCTCCCGAGATCAGCGATGGGACGAGATGGCCGACCGCGTCACGGACGAGATGGTCGCGACGTTCGCGATCGAAGCGCCGCCCGAAGAACTCCTCGACCGCGCTCGAGACGCCTACGGCGGGATCGCCGACCGACTCGTCCTCCCCCTCGATCAGGGCGAGGCCTTCATGAACGAGTAA
- a CDS encoding MBL fold metallo-hydrolase, with product MSKPTEGTVDSAQTEITRLEFDIEWPPKHAAAYLLETPAPILVDAGDPSDRAEETIREGLAERGYEPGDVEAVVVTHPHSDHIGQVPLLREAGATVYAPAPVLERLERDPADLADGVREIGRSAGYRGEAIEREVERARDSLQRNRRLLAPDEAVGFAFGDLFSVAGLEFDPIHTPGHQIDHASLATTVGDQQVLFSGDALVEPFRPGAIHVGIDHGAYEAVDAFHDAMDRLEERSFDRIFPGHGPVFTTHRQTVEFTRNELESLTADTLEAVVTVGPATPMEITRNRAGEVRYPAQLLDTLGALGTLERRGRVSFDSFDGVRRYSFMKASP from the coding sequence ATGAGCAAACCGACGGAGGGGACGGTGGACTCCGCACAAACGGAGATCACGCGACTCGAGTTCGACATCGAGTGGCCGCCGAAGCACGCCGCGGCCTACCTGCTCGAGACGCCGGCACCGATCCTCGTCGATGCCGGTGACCCCAGCGATCGAGCCGAAGAAACGATCCGCGAGGGGCTGGCCGAACGCGGCTACGAGCCGGGAGACGTCGAGGCCGTCGTCGTCACCCACCCCCACAGCGACCACATCGGGCAGGTGCCGTTACTTCGCGAGGCGGGTGCGACCGTCTATGCGCCCGCGCCGGTGCTCGAGCGACTCGAGCGCGACCCGGCCGACCTGGCCGACGGCGTTCGCGAAATCGGCCGCTCCGCGGGCTACCGGGGCGAGGCGATCGAACGGGAGGTCGAACGCGCCCGGGACTCGTTGCAACGCAACCGGCGACTGCTCGCCCCGGACGAGGCCGTCGGCTTCGCGTTCGGCGACTTGTTCTCGGTCGCGGGTCTCGAGTTCGACCCTATCCACACGCCCGGTCATCAGATCGATCACGCGAGCCTCGCAACGACGGTCGGCGACCAGCAGGTGCTGTTCAGCGGTGACGCGCTCGTCGAACCGTTCCGGCCCGGGGCGATCCACGTCGGGATCGATCACGGTGCCTACGAGGCCGTCGACGCGTTTCACGACGCGATGGATCGTCTCGAGGAACGCTCGTTCGATCGGATCTTCCCGGGTCACGGACCGGTCTTCACGACGCACCGACAGACCGTCGAGTTCACCCGAAACGAACTCGAGTCGCTCACCGCCGATACCCTCGAGGCCGTCGTGACCGTCGGACCGGCGACGCCGATGGAGATCACCCGAAATCGCGCCGGCGAAGTTCGGTATCCGGCACAATTGCTCGACACGCTGGGCGCGCTCGGAACGCTGGAGCGACGAGGGCGCGTCTCGTTCGACAGTTTCGACGGCGTTCGTCGTTACTCGTTCATGAAGGCCTCGCCCTGA
- a CDS encoding acyl-CoA dehydrogenase family protein: protein MDFSEPSEAVQIKQALDDFVDQEVKPLENEYNQFLDEDYQKHIVDENHRQVPEYRDIVEQIRKKSVEAGFYGMTMPEEVGGGDVDILTRAIVGEHMSNRPPGFHSAIFGGAGGPTPILLNCDERQREEYLDPLMDGEITTCFALTEPSHGSDAHHMDTRAEKDGDEWVINGEKVWITNAPYADFAMVFARTSGEDGDLNGITCFLVDKGTPGFEVGKIHRTMGITPGTHGPLRFDDCRVGEEQVLGEVDKGFQSAMDWIGGGRINIAAGAVGTAEFLLDMSVEYARERETFGKPIGHRQGISFQLAELATDIEQVRQLYRYAAWKMDNGERARKEESMAKLRGAQLANDAADIAMQVHGGAGFMKDLPIERNYRSARVFRIFEGTDEIQKRTIARELI from the coding sequence ATGGACTTTAGCGAACCGTCCGAAGCGGTGCAGATCAAGCAGGCGCTCGACGACTTCGTCGATCAGGAAGTCAAACCGCTCGAGAACGAGTATAACCAATTCCTCGACGAGGACTACCAGAAACACATTGTCGACGAGAACCACCGGCAGGTTCCAGAGTACCGCGACATCGTCGAACAGATCCGCAAGAAGTCCGTCGAGGCGGGCTTTTACGGCATGACGATGCCCGAAGAGGTCGGCGGCGGTGATGTCGACATTCTCACTCGCGCTATCGTCGGCGAACACATGTCCAACCGGCCACCGGGTTTTCACAGCGCCATCTTCGGCGGCGCGGGTGGGCCGACGCCAATCCTGCTGAACTGTGACGAACGTCAGCGCGAGGAGTATCTCGACCCGTTGATGGACGGCGAGATCACGACCTGTTTCGCACTGACCGAACCGAGCCACGGCAGCGACGCCCACCACATGGACACCCGAGCCGAGAAAGACGGGGACGAGTGGGTAATCAACGGCGAGAAGGTCTGGATTACGAACGCCCCCTACGCGGATTTCGCGATGGTCTTTGCCCGAACCAGCGGCGAGGACGGTGACCTCAATGGAATCACGTGCTTCCTCGTCGACAAGGGGACTCCCGGCTTTGAGGTGGGGAAGATCCACCGTACGATGGGTATCACCCCCGGAACCCACGGCCCCCTCCGCTTCGACGACTGTCGCGTCGGGGAAGAGCAGGTGCTCGGCGAGGTCGACAAAGGGTTCCAGTCGGCGATGGACTGGATCGGTGGCGGTCGAATCAATATCGCCGCCGGCGCAGTCGGCACAGCCGAGTTCCTGCTAGACATGTCCGTGGAGTACGCTCGCGAGCGGGAAACCTTCGGGAAACCCATCGGTCACCGACAGGGAATCTCCTTCCAACTCGCCGAACTCGCGACCGACATCGAACAGGTTCGTCAGCTCTACCGCTATGCAGCCTGGAAGATGGACAACGGCGAGCGCGCTCGCAAGGAGGAGTCGATGGCGAAACTTCGCGGCGCGCAACTGGCCAATGACGCGGCCGACATCGCGATGCAGGTCCACGGCGGTGCCGGCTTCATGAAGGACCTGCCAATCGAACGGAACTACCGTTCGGCCCGCGTCTTCCGCATCTTCGAGGGCACCGACGAGATCCAGAAACGAACGATCGCCCGCGAGTTAATCTGA